AGTGTACCACTACAAAAAATTCAATATTAGAGTTAAAGGGACCAATCAGATATTAATTGCACTAATTTATTTTACTCGATCCATATGCTTTAAGAACATTCAGTGTGTCCTAACAAGTTTCttgaaaaaataaagacttttgcACTGAATTATTATGTACTTTCATTTTGTTGATGTTACTgctttttgaataaattgttcTGTTGAATTGTGAAATGTTGTCATTTTTGGggttctttgtgtttttttattataagcaTTTAAATTTTGTATGCTTTTATGTTACATAATCATGATGTGCAACCCACACCTGAATCAAAAAgtttgtgaaataaaaataaaaaatcatacatttataaattattttgtatattcaaTACCACTTGATAAAAGTAAGGAATTTCCTGGGTTTTTAAACTGAACTCATTTCACGTGAGATTAGAAGATTAGTATTTTAGTAGATTACTATCTTATTAGTAGCTGTTGTATTTTACATGAAGCTGGAAGCCTAACAAGGAATGCCAAGTTGAGATCACAGAGACACACTATTaataattagattagattcaactttattgtcattgtacatGTAAGGTataaggcaacgaaatgcagttagaatctaaccagaagtgcaataagcagtaagtacagaatatacaaggtccaCTTGTCTATGATGGTTGACtacattttctacagaaaaatgtATGTACTCATTCTGCGACCAAATACCGCCGAAAGTGCATTGCAGCTCAACATTTTTTGTTgtgaaatagagaaaaaaaaaactgcaatgaCACCTGGAAAAAGGGAACTCAGTGAACTTCATTTCCTTTTTCAGTTTACAAACCAGCTGAATGTGTAACGCATGCTTAGCCTTAAAACCTGCCATCAAACAACTATTTTCAAGCCAACATAGAGCTAGTGTCAGTCATGTCTGACGGTCCAGGGGGTTTTGAgatggaggaggatgatgagTGCTGGGCACGGCTGGAAGACTACAGAATGCTGCTTATCAAGACCATTGAGCCCTCAAGGATAACACCTTATCTGAGACAGTGTAAAGTGCTGAGCAGTGAGGATGAAGAACAGATCTACAACGACCCCAGTCTGGTTATCAGACGCCGAAAAGTTGGTAAGTGTTTTTCTAGGCCACCTAAAGTTTAactgttttaaaacattaaatatacagCAAATATTGTTGAAAGaaatatttactgtataatgtGAAGCGTTCTATCTTATTTTCTaagtatatgtttatataaagtGGTATCTAGATATGGTTCAGAAATGACTTTTTATCCACTTATAGGGGTGCTGCTGGACATATTACAAAGAACTGGCCTCAAAGGATATGAGGCATTTCTAGAGAGTTTGGAGCTAGACTACCCAGATGTATACCGCAAAATCACCGGCAAAGAGCCTGCTAGGGTCTTCTCCGTACTTATTGGTAAGCTGTAGGCCTACAGCAGCTGATTTgtatacctttaaaaaaataaaaaataaatgttaagcaTAAAATACCTTAGTCACACCTTTTAAGCgaataaaaatcataattgctctaaaaactgctatCATCATAGGCAAAAGGAGAACAGACGTTGTTAAATATGGCCACAGGATTTTTAACCCAATGGCCATGAAGGTAGGCTACTAAGAAGGGTCCTTAGAGAGGATATAACGAACTGTTTAATAAACTGTACTAATATTAAGctaaatatttttaagtataataaTAAGTTATTATATTGTGTTAGAGAAACAATTTTTGCTTTTTATCAGAGTCCAGAAGCATAGCTAGAAATGCTGTgcctgttgacagtattttctgccATGGGTCTGTATGCAAACTTTTTTCTAGAAGTATCTGTCTGTTCACCCAGACACTGCCGGTGAGTGTGGCCTCACTCAGTTCCTCATGAGCGAGGTCTCTCGCCTACAGAAGCTCGCACAGGACGAACGGAGGAAGCGACTCGAAGTGTCTGCGCAGGCGGCGGAGCAGCTGGACGCCATCCGCCAGCTGCAGCTGTGTGAGAGCGAGCTGCACAAACAGCAGGACCGCGTGCAGCGCATCCGAGAGGAGCGCGAGCGCACGTGCGCGGAAGCGCGCAAACTGAGAGACGAGAATTACCGATTGATGCACGACTTGACCCGATTAAGCGAGGAGAAGAACTGCGCGCTCATGTGTAACAGAGACCTCCAGCTCGAGGTGATCAGTCAGTCCACCAGGAAAACATGTCAAGAACATGTCCTGGTCATAGTTTACAACTAAATCCAAAGAtagaaataagaaattaaatgcatttatttgtttgcagTTATGGTAATAATTGTAATGGAGTGCTGCAGTGATTGTTTTTTTCGTATAGGCCAACCTAGAAGTTACATCTCCCTGGTGCCCTCAACGAGATCcatataagattttttatttatttttttacttttgaattgttgcagaaaataagctttgTGACCtgcaacaaacaaaaatgtatgatTCTTATGTGTTTTATCATACTCTTCAGAAATGAActacatttttatgaattttgaagtTTAAATGCAAGCAGTAAAAAGCGAAACGTAGGCTTTAAACAATACAACACAGTCGCATTACGTAAACGCCACCATCAGTTCCGGCAGCTcttttagtgtttatttaaaaacattttctctgaaagtctgagttagaatagtttgcaTGAACGTGATTCTGAACATAATGAGGCTGTAAAGACTTTGGTAAAAGAAGACTAGTGAGTAGATAAGTTTTTCTGTTTGCCGTGGTGACTTTTAATTTCCCGGACAACCTCTGTAGTCCCAATTAGCCACATCTTAACCAAAACCCTTTTTCAAGAAAAGTAAATgctttataaaatatcttcataaaATATATTCGGCTTATGCTTGCAGACTTTATTTTAGGCAGTTAGCCAAATGCCCGAAAAAACTATTGACGTAGGCCTAAGAACCGTTAAGTCCTATAAATGCTATATTTCTGagttttggcctacaaaaatacgtcATCCCTGTTAACTATCTATAAATGCCACACgtcaaatattgttattattaaacttTATGATCTTTTCTCTTCGTTATTCTCTTTAAATTTGATCTTTTCTCTTTGTGTATTTTCTTTTCCCCATATTTTTGTTCCTTTCTATAAGATTGAGAAATTGAAACACAGCTTAATGAATGCAGAAAGTGACTCAAAGATCCAACGGAAAAAGACAATAACTTTGAAAAATGCCATGGAGCAGAGGCCAAGTCCAGAGCTGATCTGGCAGATGCAGAGAGAAAATGAGATCCTCACAGCTCATATACAAGAGCTCGAGAGTGCTTCCAAGGTAAATCAGTCTCACTTAGACTACACTAATCAAAATATGAACAAGAATGCCTAATACTCACAATTCATTGACACAGGTCCAAACTCTGGAGCACGAAAAGCTTGATTCACAGTCATTAGAGGAATTCAAGCAACAAATTCAGGCACAACACCAGGAACTGGTGAATGATCTCTACAATCTAAGGAGAGACCTACATGGTGCAGAAAAGTTGCGTGATAAGGTAACCTGCATGTGTTTAATTATACCTGTAGACCCCATGCAaagttaattttactttgtttttgtattatgcatatcatactgtgtgtgtgtgtgtgtgtgtgtgtgtgtgtgtgtgtgtgtttgtggtttgtgtgtgtatttgtatgtatgtagGCTATGCATAAATATACAGTGGGTATATAAAAGAATcatccccctttaaaataatcacattttgttgctacacaacctgaaatgaagacagacacagtttttgttttatccagctgtatttataacatccaagtgaaagatgtaacaccaacatgtcagaaaaaaactaagccatttgactttcagctgtgatgagctgtggtcattttgattcgctcaacaaaagagctttcctggagcatttcagtccttggtaggcCATTAAAAATCCCATGATGTCCTTTGAAAAAGGTTAGGGGTGAAACCCTGTAATCTTAGCTAAATTCACCAATTGGCCTGTCCATCATCATGGCGTCCTAATCATCCCCATATACTGATTGACTACTTCACTCCGTCTCCTCTCCACCAGCACAATATTCATGCCATAACATTATCCAGGTAGATCCGGCGcattggtggtggttgaggagattacCCCCTTCCATCTAAAGTTCTTTGAGTACCCAGAAAAGCGCTAAATGTAACACatgattaattttattaatattatatataattttggttttaaatttaagtATCGAGAGGAGAAGGATGAGTTGGAACTGAAGTGCACAATGCTAAAAAAGGACTCCAAAATGTACCGTGACCGAATGGAAGACATTCTGAAGCAGCTGGAAGAGGTCATCAAAGAAAGAGACAAGGTATCACACTTTTATAGTTGAATAATGCAACATTTACTTTTGGTCCAGGTTCCTAAATCtagctagatttttttttaattaatagtaaAAAGATTGGACACGTCTAAATTAGATGAAGAAAGGCCAAACTCTACTCAAATTTATTAAGTGTATCTGTTGTATGCATCACATTAACCACAACAGTTGTATGGCACTTCCCTATTGATAGGCTATTTGTACAAGAGAGGAGTACCATTTGGAGAACTCCAAAAATCTCCAAGACAAAGACCAGTACCGCAAACAGATCCGGGAAATGGGCGAGCGTTATGATGAACTTCAAGTCCAGTTGTTTCGAACTCAAGGAGAAGTTCTTGCTCTCCATTCAAAGCTTCGCAAACAGAAAAACCCAATTCAAGTGGTATGTACACTTGAAACTTCTGctacacagag
Above is a window of Carassius carassius chromosome 4, fCarCar2.1, whole genome shotgun sequence DNA encoding:
- the LOC132138580 gene encoding caspase recruitment domain-containing protein 9-like isoform X2, translating into MSDGPGGFEMEEDDECWARLEDYRMLLIKTIEPSRITPYLRQCKVLSSEDEEQIYNDPSLVIRRRKVGVLLDILQRTGLKGYEAFLESLELDYPDVYRKITGKEPARVFSVLIDTAGECGLTQFLMSEVSRLQKLAQDERRKRLEVSAQAAEQLDAIRQLQLCESELHKQQDRVQRIREERERTCAEARKLRDENYRLMHDLTRLSEEKNCALMCNRDLQLEIEKLKHSLMNAESDSKIQRKKTITLKNAMEQRPSPELIWQMQRENEILTAHIQELESASKVQTLEHEKLDSQSLEEFKQQIQAQHQELVNDLYNLRRDLHGAEKLRDKYREEKDELELKCTMLKKDSKMYRDRMEDILKQLEEVIKERDKAICTREEYHLENSKNLQDKDQYRKQIREMGERYDELQVQLFRTQGEVLALHSKLRKQKNPIQVNSEESSLLSSFEMKSQTSEEESRERGEKDMSEESRSQTSGEYNYSERMFSEEEKSANCRLKGKCNFYYRRKRALRTKTFTDKESAQCILDNTSGSDTDGM
- the LOC132138580 gene encoding caspase recruitment domain-containing protein 9-like isoform X1 translates to MSDGPGGFEMEEDDECWARLEDYRMLLIKTIEPSRITPYLRQCKVLSSEDEEQIYNDPSLVIRRRKVGVLLDILQRTGLKGYEAFLESLELDYPDVYRKITGKEPARVFSVLIDTAGECGLTQFLMSEVSRLQKLAQDERRKRLEVSAQAAEQLDAIRQLQLCESELHKQQDRVQRIREERERTCAEARKLRDENYRLMHDLTRLSEEKNCALMCNRDLQLEIEKLKHSLMNAESDSKIQRKKTITLKNAMEQRPSPELIWQMQRENEILTAHIQELESASKVQTLEHEKLDSQSLEEFKQQIQAQHQELVNDLYNLRRDLHGAEKLRDKYREEKDELELKCTMLKKDSKMYRDRMEDILKQLEEVIKERDKAICTREEYHLENSKNLQDKDQYRKQIREMGERYDELQVQLFRTQGEVLALHSKLRKQKNPIQVNSEESSLLSSFEMKSQTSEEESRERGEKDMSEESRSQTSGEYNVGIFVVDVYACSYSRFIFYAYLQYSERMFSEEEKSANCRLKGKCNFYYRRKRALRTKTFTDKESAQCILDNTSGSDTDGM